Genomic window (candidate division WOR-3 bacterium):
ATGTCATCCTCTCTGTCTATTATAATACAATGAAATGAGGGCACGTCAAGTTTTCGGTTGCGTCGGTGCATTACTGTAGCTGATGATTATTGATTTTTTCGAACCTGGTATTATAATATCGCGTTGGATGCTATGAAAATACGTGAGACAGTGAACAAATATCTGCGTAAGGGGCATGACCATGTTATTGGTTATGCCGACTTGAGGAATCTTTTAACCGGGAAATATACACAATACGGCTATGGCATTGTTTTTGGACGCAGATTGGATGATTCGGTAATCGATTCGATCGAAACAGGCCCGAATGTAGATTATTACAATTTATATCAAGCAGTGAATGTTGAACTCGCCGAAATTGCCAGGAGTGTAGCGGCGGAACTCTGTGACAACGGTGTCGAGGCCGTAAGTATTGCGCCGACCTTGACGGCTTCAGACCGGAACGAACACTTCGACCGGACCTTGAGTTTGGATTTTTCGCACAAAATGGTGGCTACCCGAGCGGGCCTGGGCTGGATCGGCAAGAGCGGTTTGCTTATTACTTATGATTACGGCCCCAGGGTGAGGTTGGTCAGTGTGCTCCTCGATTATCCGGTCGATTGCTGCCGCGAGCCAGTATTGAAGAGCGAATGTCAAGATTGTGATCTTTGCGTGCAAAATTGCCCGGCAAATGCTCTTTCTGGCAAAGAATGGGATATAACGACAAGAAGGGAAGAGTTCTTCGATGCCTTCGCATGCCGGGAAAAGTGCCGTGAATTAGGTGATTATATTGGGAAGGGTATTCGTCTCTGCGGGATTTGTGTTTCAGTTTGCCCTGTTGGCAAGCGCTGATTTCCTGGGGTTCGTGAGTTTGTGTTTTTGAGTAGACTTAAACCTTTAAAGCCGTCTGGCCGCAAACTTGACAAGGAGATACAACTCAATTATACTATCACGTTGCAGGTCAATCAGAACAATACAGATTCTATTTTGGGATGTTAGAGAGATATAGATATCCATAAAAAAACAAGCAAGGAGGATTCATATGAAGATGTTAATCGGTGGAGAATGGGTCGATAAAGACAAGAAAATTCCAGTTTACAGGCCGTACGATGGTAAGGTCATCGACCATGTACCCGCCGGGACAAAGGAAGATGTACGAAAGGCCATTGAGTCAGCAGTAGAAGGATTCCAGGTAAGCAAGAAGATGCCGGTACACAAGAGGATGGAGATATTGTGGGGAGTCGTTGATTACCTCAGGGAGAACTTCGATGATTTTGCGAAGACCATCGCGTCGGAAGGCAGCAAAACAATACGCGAGGCACGCAAAGAAACGGCCCGCTGCATAAACACTATAAGCATATCGGCCGAGGAGGCCCGCCGAACCCTTGGCGAGACAATACCTTTTGACAGTTTCCCGGGTGGGGAGAACCGCGTAGGATATTACTACAGGTTTCCCATCGGTGTGATCGTTGCGATCACCCCTTTTAACGACCCGCTGAATCTGGTTGCCCATAAACTTGGTCCATCCATAGCAGCAGGAAATTCCG
Coding sequences:
- a CDS encoding epoxyqueuosine reductase, producing MKIRETVNKYLRKGHDHVIGYADLRNLLTGKYTQYGYGIVFGRRLDDSVIDSIETGPNVDYYNLYQAVNVELAEIARSVAAELCDNGVEAVSIAPTLTASDRNEHFDRTLSLDFSHKMVATRAGLGWIGKSGLLITYDYGPRVRLVSVLLDYPVDCCREPVLKSECQDCDLCVQNCPANALSGKEWDITTRREEFFDAFACREKCRELGDYIGKGIRLCGICVSVCPVGKR